One window of Candidatus Aegiribacteria sp. genomic DNA carries:
- a CDS encoding HD domain-containing protein has translation MGEIFLEYLDTLSSPRDLVDSVLIGFAERLSDYLDFIENRDRDEDQNSYEIGRRLRVLGAPMESYKIMKADAYYYKYRGNENKFWKQMYVAGAVANLGYPTESIQKETGYFCEELSKEKKNLPFLPLFLNNYAGILHVYRENYSDANEVYREAISAIRKISPEQFESAIGRKYLWALKLICNNYTDSLLVTERTIKDDEELERVLSIAEEKLEETEHEPVRCLTMLNKAEAKARMGETDKADEILERTIREVSETNRRFVEPGYHRIKALILANKGNAEESIKLMIRSLEDAGYYGTTLSETLTMRDGLNIYNILASRKGLKDLHIFFKEKGLFEYLLKVLRIKDWYLGSEHTESVKKTAVGIAEVLLLKQDEIKLIGTSAQLHDIGKCAIPWYSLNKITPLDDLDWEVLQVHPAEGARMLRKLGLEKEADITEDHHERIDGSGYPEGKKNIGLSTEIVAISDTFNAAITPNRKYRIPKMPMDVLYELKKGKEGKFSLRVISALEKYVQEQSI, from the coding sequence ATGGGTGAGATATTCCTTGAATATCTTGATACCCTGTCCTCACCCCGCGATCTGGTCGACAGTGTGTTAATAGGTTTTGCGGAGAGATTATCTGATTACCTTGATTTCATTGAAAACAGAGACAGAGATGAAGATCAGAATTCTTATGAAATAGGAAGAAGACTAAGGGTTCTTGGAGCTCCAATGGAATCCTATAAGATAATGAAGGCGGATGCGTATTATTACAAATACAGAGGTAATGAAAATAAGTTCTGGAAACAGATGTACGTTGCGGGGGCAGTTGCTAATTTAGGATATCCAACGGAAAGTATTCAAAAGGAAACAGGTTACTTCTGTGAAGAGCTTTCAAAAGAAAAGAAAAATCTGCCGTTCCTCCCTTTATTTCTGAATAATTACGCAGGTATACTGCACGTTTATCGCGAGAATTACAGCGATGCGAATGAAGTCTATCGGGAAGCTATTTCAGCAATAAGGAAGATCAGCCCTGAACAGTTTGAAAGTGCGATTGGAAGGAAATACCTCTGGGCACTCAAATTAATATGCAATAATTACACTGATTCATTGCTTGTTACAGAAAGAACGATAAAGGATGATGAGGAATTAGAACGGGTTTTAAGCATTGCTGAAGAAAAATTGGAAGAAACCGAGCATGAACCTGTAAGATGTCTTACGATGCTGAATAAAGCTGAAGCGAAAGCGAGAATGGGTGAGACAGACAAGGCCGATGAAATCCTTGAAAGGACAATCAGAGAAGTAAGTGAAACGAACAGAAGATTCGTAGAACCGGGTTATCATCGAATAAAAGCTCTCATACTGGCAAATAAGGGGAATGCGGAGGAGAGTATTAAACTGATGATCCGTTCACTTGAAGATGCAGGGTACTATGGGACTACACTCTCGGAGACGCTGACGATGAGAGATGGCCTTAACATTTATAACATTCTTGCAAGCAGGAAAGGTTTGAAGGATCTTCACATATTTTTCAAGGAAAAAGGGCTGTTTGAATATCTGTTGAAAGTCCTGAGAATAAAGGACTGGTACCTTGGCAGTGAGCATACAGAAAGCGTTAAGAAGACAGCTGTCGGTATAGCGGAAGTACTGTTACTGAAACAGGATGAAATCAAACTGATAGGAACATCAGCCCAGCTGCATGACATCGGAAAATGCGCAATTCCATGGTACTCATTAAATAAGATTACCCCTCTGGATGATCTTGACTGGGAGGTACTCCAGGTTCATCCGGCGGAGGGGGCAAGGATGCTCAGAAAACTTGGCCTGGAAAAGGAAGCAGATATTACCGAGGATCATCACGAGAGAATAGATGGCAGCGGTTATCCTGAAGGTAAGAAGAATATCGGTCTTTCAACAGAGATAGTGGCAATAAGTGATACTTTTAATGCGGCAATCACACCAAACAGAAAATACAGAATTCCCAAAATGCCCATGGATGTTCTTTATGAACTTAAAAAAGGGAAAGAAGGAAAATTCTCATTACGAGTTATCAGCGCTCTGGAGAAATACGTTCAAGAACAATCCATTTAA